From Vitis vinifera cultivar Pinot Noir 40024 chromosome 5, ASM3070453v1, the proteins below share one genomic window:
- the LOC100259626 gene encoding protein disulfide isomerase pTAC5, chloroplastic isoform X2, which translates to MTSSLPLPSNPPLTPLNHRPRTRLPFTLNLTPTPKFHISASSSSSNWEREEARWLREEQRWLREEQRWLREESRWTTERQSLLREISELKFRIQQLEHQSSVSASIPDIAALLQLPKDSAEVARIAESGSSALPMVLESKEVKEEKVGDQKKRKTLRVGSEGEEVRAMQEALQNLGFYSGEEDVEFSSFSSGTERAVKTWQASLGAPENGIMTAELLERLFMEQHIEAAGLKRNIDPKENDASPPKLLLLVIQEGVNGALVASVTEISEIQQKVLKEEGFTEVEVSQQRVFLLGENRWEEPSRLVGRDKKGGGNKPKDATTKCLTCRGEGRLMCTECDGTGEPNIEPQFLDWVDEGVKCPYCEGLGHTICDACEGKTTI; encoded by the exons ATGACTTCCTCTTTACCTCTCCCTTCAAACCCTCCTCTCACTCCTCTCAACCACAGACCCCGCACTCGCCTTCCTTTCACTCTCAATCTCACTCCAACCCCCAAATTCCACATCTCTgcctcttcttcatcttccaaTTGGGAGAGAGAAGAGGCTCGGTGGCTCCGAGAAGAGCAACGCTGGCTCCGAGAAGAGCAGCGATGGTTGCGAGAAGAGTCTCGCTGGACCACCGAACGCCAATCCCTGCTCCGAGAGATTTCCGAGCTCAAATTCCGGATCCAGCAACTGGAGCACCAGAGTTCGGTGTCCGCATCCATTCCCGACATCGCTGCGCTGTTGCAGCTGCCCAAAGATTCCGCGGAAGTGGCTAGGATCGCGGAGAGCGGGTCGAGTGCGCTTCCTATGGTTTTGGAGTCGAAGGAGGTGAAGGAGGAGAAAGTTGGAGACCAGAAAAAGAGGAAGACGTTGAGGGTAGGTTCTGAAGGAGAAGAGGTTCGGGCAATGCAG GAAGCACTTcaaaatttgggattttattCTGGTGAGGAAGATGTGGAATTTTCCAGCTTCTCAAGTGGGACTGAGAGAGCTGTAAAAACTTGGCAG GCCTCATTAGGTGCTCCTGAGAATGGCATTATGACTGCAGAACTCTTAGAAAGATTATTTATGGAGCAACATATTGAAGCTGCTGGCTTGAAAAGAAACATAGACCCAAAAGAAAATGATGCATCTCCACCAAAG TTGCTTCTGTTGGTTATTCAGGAGGGTGTAAATGGCGCTCTAGTTGCTTCTGTAACAGAAATATCAGAAATTCAGCAAAAAGTTCTAAAGGAAGAAGGATTCACAGAAGTTGAGGTATCTCAACAGCGCGTTTTTCTTCTTGGAGAGAACCGGTGGGAAGAACCCTCTAGGCTTGTTGGCAGGGACAAAAAGGGTGGTGGAAACAAGCCCAAGGATGCTACAACAAAGTGTCTGACTTGTCGTGGGGAGGGCCGATTAATGTGCACAG AATGTGATGGAACAGGTGAGCCAAACATCGAACCACAG TTTCTGGACTGGGTAGATGAAGGGGTCAAGTGTCCATACTGTGAAGGCCTTGGACATACAATATGTGATGCATGTGAAGGAAAAACCACGATATAG
- the LOC100259626 gene encoding protein disulfide isomerase pTAC5, chloroplastic isoform X4, with translation MTSSLPLPSNPPLTPLNHRPRTRLPFTLNLTPTPKFHISASSSSSNWEREEARWLREEQRWLREEQRWLREESRWTTERQSLLREISELKFRIQQLEHQSSVSASIPDIAALLQLPKDSAEVARIAESGSSALPMVLESKEVKEEKVGDQKKRKTLRVGSEGEEVRAMQEALQNLGFYSGEEDVEFSSFSSGTERAVKTWQASLGAPENGIMTAELLERLFMEQHIEAAGLKRNIDPKENDASPPKLLLLVIQEGVNGALVASVTEISEIQQKVLKEEGFTEVEVSQQRVFLLGENRWEEPSRLVGRDKKGGGNKPKDATTKCLTCRGEGRLMCTECDGTGEPNIEPQFCGAVSGLGR, from the exons ATGACTTCCTCTTTACCTCTCCCTTCAAACCCTCCTCTCACTCCTCTCAACCACAGACCCCGCACTCGCCTTCCTTTCACTCTCAATCTCACTCCAACCCCCAAATTCCACATCTCTgcctcttcttcatcttccaaTTGGGAGAGAGAAGAGGCTCGGTGGCTCCGAGAAGAGCAACGCTGGCTCCGAGAAGAGCAGCGATGGTTGCGAGAAGAGTCTCGCTGGACCACCGAACGCCAATCCCTGCTCCGAGAGATTTCCGAGCTCAAATTCCGGATCCAGCAACTGGAGCACCAGAGTTCGGTGTCCGCATCCATTCCCGACATCGCTGCGCTGTTGCAGCTGCCCAAAGATTCCGCGGAAGTGGCTAGGATCGCGGAGAGCGGGTCGAGTGCGCTTCCTATGGTTTTGGAGTCGAAGGAGGTGAAGGAGGAGAAAGTTGGAGACCAGAAAAAGAGGAAGACGTTGAGGGTAGGTTCTGAAGGAGAAGAGGTTCGGGCAATGCAG GAAGCACTTcaaaatttgggattttattCTGGTGAGGAAGATGTGGAATTTTCCAGCTTCTCAAGTGGGACTGAGAGAGCTGTAAAAACTTGGCAG GCCTCATTAGGTGCTCCTGAGAATGGCATTATGACTGCAGAACTCTTAGAAAGATTATTTATGGAGCAACATATTGAAGCTGCTGGCTTGAAAAGAAACATAGACCCAAAAGAAAATGATGCATCTCCACCAAAG TTGCTTCTGTTGGTTATTCAGGAGGGTGTAAATGGCGCTCTAGTTGCTTCTGTAACAGAAATATCAGAAATTCAGCAAAAAGTTCTAAAGGAAGAAGGATTCACAGAAGTTGAGGTATCTCAACAGCGCGTTTTTCTTCTTGGAGAGAACCGGTGGGAAGAACCCTCTAGGCTTGTTGGCAGGGACAAAAAGGGTGGTGGAAACAAGCCCAAGGATGCTACAACAAAGTGTCTGACTTGTCGTGGGGAGGGCCGATTAATGTGCACAG AATGTGATGGAACAGGTGAGCCAAACATCGAACCACAG TTTTGTGGTGCAGTTTCTGGACTGGGTAGATGA
- the LOC100259626 gene encoding protein disulfide isomerase pTAC5, chloroplastic isoform X1, whose product MTSSLPLPSNPPLTPLNHRPRTRLPFTLNLTPTPKFHISASSSSSNWEREEARWLREEQRWLREEQRWLREESRWTTERQSLLREISELKFRIQQLEHQSSVSASIPDIAALLQLPKDSAEVARIAESGSSALPMVLESKEVKEEKVGDQKKRKTLRVGSEGEEVRAMQEALQNLGFYSGEEDVEFSSFSSGTERAVKTWQASLGAPENGIMTAELLERLFMEQHIEAAGLKRNIDPKENDASPPKEGVNGALVASVTEISEIQQKVLKEEGFTEVEVSQQRVFLLGENRWEEPSRLVGRDKKGGGNKPKDATTKCLTCRGEGRLMCTECDGTGEPNIEPQVRECLRSLTNFALVIVLLVLFMIMIPYLSFVVQFLDWVDEGVKCPYCEGLGHTICDACEGKTTI is encoded by the exons ATGACTTCCTCTTTACCTCTCCCTTCAAACCCTCCTCTCACTCCTCTCAACCACAGACCCCGCACTCGCCTTCCTTTCACTCTCAATCTCACTCCAACCCCCAAATTCCACATCTCTgcctcttcttcatcttccaaTTGGGAGAGAGAAGAGGCTCGGTGGCTCCGAGAAGAGCAACGCTGGCTCCGAGAAGAGCAGCGATGGTTGCGAGAAGAGTCTCGCTGGACCACCGAACGCCAATCCCTGCTCCGAGAGATTTCCGAGCTCAAATTCCGGATCCAGCAACTGGAGCACCAGAGTTCGGTGTCCGCATCCATTCCCGACATCGCTGCGCTGTTGCAGCTGCCCAAAGATTCCGCGGAAGTGGCTAGGATCGCGGAGAGCGGGTCGAGTGCGCTTCCTATGGTTTTGGAGTCGAAGGAGGTGAAGGAGGAGAAAGTTGGAGACCAGAAAAAGAGGAAGACGTTGAGGGTAGGTTCTGAAGGAGAAGAGGTTCGGGCAATGCAG GAAGCACTTcaaaatttgggattttattCTGGTGAGGAAGATGTGGAATTTTCCAGCTTCTCAAGTGGGACTGAGAGAGCTGTAAAAACTTGGCAG GCCTCATTAGGTGCTCCTGAGAATGGCATTATGACTGCAGAACTCTTAGAAAGATTATTTATGGAGCAACATATTGAAGCTGCTGGCTTGAAAAGAAACATAGACCCAAAAGAAAATGATGCATCTCCACCAAAG GAGGGTGTAAATGGCGCTCTAGTTGCTTCTGTAACAGAAATATCAGAAATTCAGCAAAAAGTTCTAAAGGAAGAAGGATTCACAGAAGTTGAGGTATCTCAACAGCGCGTTTTTCTTCTTGGAGAGAACCGGTGGGAAGAACCCTCTAGGCTTGTTGGCAGGGACAAAAAGGGTGGTGGAAACAAGCCCAAGGATGCTACAACAAAGTGTCTGACTTGTCGTGGGGAGGGCCGATTAATGTGCACAG AATGTGATGGAACAGGTGAGCCAAACATCGAACCACAGGTAAGGGAATGCTTGAGATCCTTGACAAATTTTGCTTTAGTAATTGTTCTCCTGGTATTATTTATGATTATGATCCCATACCTAAGTTTTGTGGTGCAGTTTCTGGACTGGGTAGATGAAGGGGTCAAGTGTCCATACTGTGAAGGCCTTGGACATACAATATGTGATGCATGTGAAGGAAAAACCACGATATAG
- the LOC100259626 gene encoding protein disulfide isomerase pTAC5, chloroplastic isoform X5: protein MTSSLPLPSNPPLTPLNHRPRTRLPFTLNLTPTPKFHISASSSSSNWEREEARWLREEQRWLREEQRWLREESRWTTERQSLLREISELKFRIQQLEHQSSVSASIPDIAALLQLPKDSAEVARIAESGSSALPMVLESKEVKEEKVGDQKKRKTLRVGSEGEEVRAMQEALQNLGFYSGEEDVEFSSFSSGTERAVKTWQASLGAPENGIMTAELLERLFMEQHIEAAGLKRNIDPKENDASPPKEGVNGALVASVTEISEIQQKVLKEEGFTEVEVSQQRVFLLGENRWEEPSRLVGRDKKGGGNKPKDATTKCLTCRGEGRLMCTECDGTGEPNIEPQFCGAVSGLGR, encoded by the exons ATGACTTCCTCTTTACCTCTCCCTTCAAACCCTCCTCTCACTCCTCTCAACCACAGACCCCGCACTCGCCTTCCTTTCACTCTCAATCTCACTCCAACCCCCAAATTCCACATCTCTgcctcttcttcatcttccaaTTGGGAGAGAGAAGAGGCTCGGTGGCTCCGAGAAGAGCAACGCTGGCTCCGAGAAGAGCAGCGATGGTTGCGAGAAGAGTCTCGCTGGACCACCGAACGCCAATCCCTGCTCCGAGAGATTTCCGAGCTCAAATTCCGGATCCAGCAACTGGAGCACCAGAGTTCGGTGTCCGCATCCATTCCCGACATCGCTGCGCTGTTGCAGCTGCCCAAAGATTCCGCGGAAGTGGCTAGGATCGCGGAGAGCGGGTCGAGTGCGCTTCCTATGGTTTTGGAGTCGAAGGAGGTGAAGGAGGAGAAAGTTGGAGACCAGAAAAAGAGGAAGACGTTGAGGGTAGGTTCTGAAGGAGAAGAGGTTCGGGCAATGCAG GAAGCACTTcaaaatttgggattttattCTGGTGAGGAAGATGTGGAATTTTCCAGCTTCTCAAGTGGGACTGAGAGAGCTGTAAAAACTTGGCAG GCCTCATTAGGTGCTCCTGAGAATGGCATTATGACTGCAGAACTCTTAGAAAGATTATTTATGGAGCAACATATTGAAGCTGCTGGCTTGAAAAGAAACATAGACCCAAAAGAAAATGATGCATCTCCACCAAAG GAGGGTGTAAATGGCGCTCTAGTTGCTTCTGTAACAGAAATATCAGAAATTCAGCAAAAAGTTCTAAAGGAAGAAGGATTCACAGAAGTTGAGGTATCTCAACAGCGCGTTTTTCTTCTTGGAGAGAACCGGTGGGAAGAACCCTCTAGGCTTGTTGGCAGGGACAAAAAGGGTGGTGGAAACAAGCCCAAGGATGCTACAACAAAGTGTCTGACTTGTCGTGGGGAGGGCCGATTAATGTGCACAG AATGTGATGGAACAGGTGAGCCAAACATCGAACCACAG TTTTGTGGTGCAGTTTCTGGACTGGGTAGATGA
- the LOC100259626 gene encoding protein disulfide isomerase pTAC5, chloroplastic isoform X3 yields the protein MTSSLPLPSNPPLTPLNHRPRTRLPFTLNLTPTPKFHISASSSSSNWEREEARWLREEQRWLREEQRWLREESRWTTERQSLLREISELKFRIQQLEHQSSVSASIPDIAALLQLPKDSAEVARIAESGSSALPMVLESKEVKEEKVGDQKKRKTLRVGSEGEEVRAMQEALQNLGFYSGEEDVEFSSFSSGTERAVKTWQASLGAPENGIMTAELLERLFMEQHIEAAGLKRNIDPKENDASPPKEGVNGALVASVTEISEIQQKVLKEEGFTEVEVSQQRVFLLGENRWEEPSRLVGRDKKGGGNKPKDATTKCLTCRGEGRLMCTECDGTGEPNIEPQFLDWVDEGVKCPYCEGLGHTICDACEGKTTI from the exons ATGACTTCCTCTTTACCTCTCCCTTCAAACCCTCCTCTCACTCCTCTCAACCACAGACCCCGCACTCGCCTTCCTTTCACTCTCAATCTCACTCCAACCCCCAAATTCCACATCTCTgcctcttcttcatcttccaaTTGGGAGAGAGAAGAGGCTCGGTGGCTCCGAGAAGAGCAACGCTGGCTCCGAGAAGAGCAGCGATGGTTGCGAGAAGAGTCTCGCTGGACCACCGAACGCCAATCCCTGCTCCGAGAGATTTCCGAGCTCAAATTCCGGATCCAGCAACTGGAGCACCAGAGTTCGGTGTCCGCATCCATTCCCGACATCGCTGCGCTGTTGCAGCTGCCCAAAGATTCCGCGGAAGTGGCTAGGATCGCGGAGAGCGGGTCGAGTGCGCTTCCTATGGTTTTGGAGTCGAAGGAGGTGAAGGAGGAGAAAGTTGGAGACCAGAAAAAGAGGAAGACGTTGAGGGTAGGTTCTGAAGGAGAAGAGGTTCGGGCAATGCAG GAAGCACTTcaaaatttgggattttattCTGGTGAGGAAGATGTGGAATTTTCCAGCTTCTCAAGTGGGACTGAGAGAGCTGTAAAAACTTGGCAG GCCTCATTAGGTGCTCCTGAGAATGGCATTATGACTGCAGAACTCTTAGAAAGATTATTTATGGAGCAACATATTGAAGCTGCTGGCTTGAAAAGAAACATAGACCCAAAAGAAAATGATGCATCTCCACCAAAG GAGGGTGTAAATGGCGCTCTAGTTGCTTCTGTAACAGAAATATCAGAAATTCAGCAAAAAGTTCTAAAGGAAGAAGGATTCACAGAAGTTGAGGTATCTCAACAGCGCGTTTTTCTTCTTGGAGAGAACCGGTGGGAAGAACCCTCTAGGCTTGTTGGCAGGGACAAAAAGGGTGGTGGAAACAAGCCCAAGGATGCTACAACAAAGTGTCTGACTTGTCGTGGGGAGGGCCGATTAATGTGCACAG AATGTGATGGAACAGGTGAGCCAAACATCGAACCACAG TTTCTGGACTGGGTAGATGAAGGGGTCAAGTGTCCATACTGTGAAGGCCTTGGACATACAATATGTGATGCATGTGAAGGAAAAACCACGATATAG